The Weissella confusa DNA window ACCGGCTGGCGCTTCAGTCAAAAAATAACGTTGCATTATTCATCCTCGCTTTTACGGTGAGCAATCAAACCATACCATTCACCAAGCTTCATCGTTTCATCAAGTGCGTAGCCATTCTCTTCCAACTTCGCAATAATCGTTTGTGCCTTGTCTTCATAAATACCTGACAACAAGAACTTACCACCTGGGCGCAAAACGCTATCAACTTGTGGAATCAATGGTACAAGCACTTCAGCCAGCATGTTCGCCACGACGATATCGAATTCTTGGGCCGGTACATCGCTTAGCAAGTCACTGGCCATCACTTGAATATCTGAGGCGACTGGGTTCAAGTCCAAATTACCTTGGGCTGATCGAACGGCAACCTCATCAATGTCAGTTCCAAGCACCTTATCAGCGCCCAACAACTTTGCAGCAATACCAAGCACACCCGAACCAGTTCCAACGTCTAGCAAACGCTCACCGCCACGTACGACGATTTCAAGTGCTTGCATCATCAAGCGTGTCGTTGGGTGGGTACCAGTTCCAAAGGCCATTCCAGGGTCCAAAACAATCACTTTTTCGCCTTCTTGGGCTGGTTGGTATTCTTCCCACTTAGGTACGACTGTCAAATGACGCGTCACACGAACTGGGTGGTAGTACTTTTGCCATTCAGTTGCCCAGTCTTCATCCTTAACTGCACTCGTTGTTACCTTACCTGGTGTTGCATCAAGTCCAAATGACGCCAATTGGTTCACACGCATTTGCACATCGTTAATCACTTCAGGCAAATTAACATCTTCTGCAAAATAGCCAGCGACCGTTGCACCTGATTCGCGGTGCTCAACAACATCCCAATCAACCCATACAGTGGCATCAGCGGGTTCGTAGCTGTTCACATCTGCCGCGTCATCGATTTGGATACCTTCTGCACCGGCTTCCATCAAAATGTTGCTGACAGCTTCAACAGCCTCAGTTTGTGTTTCAACAATTATTTCTTGCCAACTCATCAGCACTTCCTCATCACTTAGTTATAGTCTTAACAACAGAATAACATAAAGTTGCCTAAAAATGTTGTCTGCTTTAACCTGCTTCTTTGCTTTTCGCGACAACAAAAAAACGAGAGATACAATGTATCTCTCGTTCTTAATTAACAACTAATAATTAGTCGACCGTAACGATCGTCATCAAGTTAGTCGTACCTGAAGTCGTTACAGGAATACCTGCAGTAACGATGATAGTATCACCCTTTTCTGCCAAACCTGCAGCAACAACTTCCTTCTTAGCCAATTCGATCAAAGCGTCAGTGTTGTCCACTGCTTCTGAGATCACTGGTTGAACACCCCAGTAGATCGTCAATGAACGTTGTACACGCTCGTCGAACGTCAATGCCAAGATGTCAGCGTTAGGACGGTACTTTGAGATCATCTTTGCCGTGTAACCTGAAGTCGTTGCAGCAACGATAGCCTTAACGTTCAAGTTTTCTGCAGCCGTAGCAACAGCAGCAGCAACTGATTCAGTAACGTCTGATGCGTCGAAGTCGTTTACGTGACGGCCGTTTGCTGCCAAAGCAGTTTCAGCCTTCTCGTCAATGCGTGCCATAGTAGCAACAGCAGCAACTGGGTACGCACCGTTAGCTGACTCACCTGACAACATAGTAGCATCAGTTCCGTCAAATACGGCGTTGGCAACGTCGGAAGCTTCGGCACGCGTTGGACGTGGGTTCTCTTGCATTGAGTCCAACATGTCAGTAGCAGTGATAACTGGCTTACCGGCAGCGTTCATCATGCGGATCAAGTCCTTTTGTACCAAAGGAACGTTTTCTGCTGGAATTTCAACACCCATGTC harbors:
- the prmA gene encoding 50S ribosomal protein L11 methyltransferase, which translates into the protein MSWQEIIVETQTEAVEAVSNILMEAGAEGIQIDDAADVNSYEPADATVWVDWDVVEHRESGATVAGYFAEDVNLPEVINDVQMRVNQLASFGLDATPGKVTTSAVKDEDWATEWQKYYHPVRVTRHLTVVPKWEEYQPAQEGEKVIVLDPGMAFGTGTHPTTRLMMQALEIVVRGGERLLDVGTGSGVLGIAAKLLGADKVLGTDIDEVAVRSAQGNLDLNPVASDIQVMASDLLSDVPAQEFDIVVANMLAEVLVPLIPQVDSVLRPGGKFLLSGIYEDKAQTIIAKLEENGYALDETMKLGEWYGLIAHRKSEDE